The nucleotide window TTAATATTGTATTTCAAAATGTCaaaaatgtgtatagaaaaaatgttgaccatgtattaaagaAGTGCTAATCTTGTACATGGAAAATGTTAAACAAAAATTTAAAAAATGCTAAtgaagcatttgaaaaatgttgaacaagtgtATAGAACAAATGTTGACCATGTAATAAAAAAGTGTTAAACTTgtctttgaaaaatattaaatgtgtatAGAGAAAATGTTGACAATGTATTCAATAAATGTTAAatttgtatttgaaaaatgttaaatgtgtgtaGAAAAAAATGTTAACCATGTATTAAAACAATGTTAATCTTGTGTGTAATTTTTTTAATGTGTATAGAAAACTTGTTGgtcatgtattaaaaaatgttagACTTGGGTCTGAAGAACTTTAATAGAACATTTGCAAAAACAAAATGTGCATAGGAGAAAATTAGAGcatgtattaaaaaaatgttaaattgctatttggaaaatattaatcaagcatttgaaaactGTAGAAATGTGTATAAAAATGTTGAAACAAGTATTCAATAAATGTTAATCTTTTATTagaatttttttaaaagaaatGTGTATAGAATAGCAATGAAACtgagagagaaaaaaaagaaaatcaATGAAAAGCGAGAAAAGAAGCAAACAAAACTGggggcaaaagaaaagaaaaaaaactagtGAAAACCAAGAAGGAAACAAAGAAAATCGAAGTAAAATAGGGGGAAAAAGAAAAAATAGCCAGTAAAAACTGagaaagaaaaatagaaaaacaaagaaagggaaaaaccaataaaaagagaaaaaaatgaaGGAAAACCAGTACAAAATAGAAAAAGAAGACCAAGGAAAAACCAATAGAACCCCGCCTTATTTCCTTTAAGTAAAACACGTCCTAATTAGAAAACGCGAACTTGCTAACATCGACCAACCTTTCATGGTATAGTCCGACTAATGTCCATGTTTACCCCCAACACACAACTTCAATGGAAAGACGAGGGCAGCCTGGCGAAAAGACGAGAGCAGCCTCGGGATATGTCCCTGAGGACAGGACGAGGGAGCTTAGTAGCATAGGTCACCTCTGCCCGTGTGAAGACATGCAGCCACATGTTGTTGTGCATCAAGCCATGAATACACACGAACGCCGGGGCCGTCGTGCTGCCTCAGTCAAGGCCTGGTTGTTGGTCGCTGTGGTCGACAAGGACGACATGAGGCATGTATCCGATGCACATAAGGATAGAACTCCTCCGTCAGTGCCCTCCCATCGGTGTCGGGTGTTCCTCAAGTGCGAGTGCGTAGAAAACATGGTTACCGTGGGCGCGTGGGTGGAGCAGATACATGTGTGGGTGGGGCTGGGGATGAAGAAGCAGTCGCCGTGGGCGCGTGGGAAAATCACAAGTGGAGGTGGGATAGGGGAGGATGGGTTTCGTGAAACATGGCTATTATGTTAGAACTCAGAAGTATGTAATATTTTTTTTTCTGTTGCAACGCACGAATATTTTTGCTAGTGATGTTTAAACTGCATATATTGGTCCGGATTAACTGTGATGTATGCTCATTTGttcggggggaggggagggggtggCAAATTAGTGCAGCAGCATCTGCGAAGTGAACTCCTCCTTGCTAGTACTAAGTTGGAATGAAAGCTAAGTAAACTTGACAACACCCGGGCCGTGAAAGGCGCGCCCGCTGCTGCAATCAGACGGTGCGGGCCGACCTGGGCTTCCGATCAAACCATCATTCTGAGCGATCTACGTTCGGTGCTCTGTATTGTTCGCACAATTTACCAGCGCATTTACTTTTGAGACCTTTTACAGTACATCAAAGAAATTTGGGCCGTTTATTTTTCTGGTTCGACGTCCCAGATGAGACAATATTACTCAAGATTTCTAGTAGTATATTGAGTTGTGAAGGGTATTTTAGGCAGCTCACTGTTAATCAATCCCACAGAAAGTTCCATGCAAAAACAAGTGGAGGGTAGAGATAGATTTCAAGCTAGTCGTGAGCGATCAGTTCGGCCATCTTGGACCGTCCTCATCTGCGGCGACAGCGCGCCTGTAGAGTTTGCGCGGATGGTCATCGCCCCTGCGCAACCTTCCTTGCTCCGTCAGCCCGTTCTCCGCAGTCGCCTGCGTCTTGTCGTAGCCGGCCGTTGGCAGCTCTCTGCATTGTCGCGCCCAAGCAACCTCCATTGACAACGGACGGCGCGTTGCTTTTCCCCAGTGTGCATGATCCTTCAGCCGCCCTCTTTTGTGTGCATCTGTCTTTCACTTCTGTATGTATGACAGGTAGGCAAAGCATGATCCTTCAGCCGCCCTCCTTTGTGTGCATCTGTCTTTCAGTTCTGTATGTATGACAGGTAGGCAAAGCATTCACCCGAGCGGTGAAAACCTAAAAGAGTGCTATGTATTTCTCTGGTTCTTGGTTGGCAAAGTATTCACCTGAGCGGTGAAAACCTATAAGAGCGAGCGactcctctcctctctctctgtTTTCTATTTCCTCTTAAACCTACACAGAGGGCTACAGTCGACCGCAAGGGCAAAGGACCAACGATGAAGTGGTAATTCTTTGATCATCTTCGTCTCCATTAGCATATATAGTAAGTGTATTTTAAATCTATGTTTAAACTTTGTATATTGGTCCAGATTAACTGTCATGTATGCTCGACTCCTCCTTGCCAGTACTATGAAAGGCGCACCCGCTGCTGCAATCAGACGGTGCGGGCCGACCTAGGCTTTCGATCAAACCGTCTACCAAAAAAGAAGATCAACAAACAAGCAAAAACGAAAAAAAAAAGATAAGCAAACAAGcaaaaacaaaaccaaaaaagaAATAATCAAATCAAACTTTTGGAGAACCAAATCAAAATCCAAACCAAGGCTTTCAagttcaaatgaaattcaaaataAACAACAGAAAtgaagtactccctccatcccgaAAACATGTCACGGGCGTAGTTCATTGataattttgcaaaaaaaacccTCATGGTTTCAAAAGCATTTCAAACAAATCCCTCCGCCCCGTCTTCTTCCTTTCAAAAGCATTTCAAACAAATCCCTCCGCCCCGTCTTCTTCCTCCGCCCGTCGCCTGCGCGTCGCCAGGGGCCGGTGCCGCCCAGCTGTGTGATTCGCCAGGGGCCGGCGAGCCCAGCTAAGCTCCTCCGCCGTCGCCAAGTACAAGCTCTCACCGCCATCGGCAGTTACCTCCTCCACCGCCGCAGCCCAGACCTGCGCCGCTGCGGTCCCCTCCCGCTTCGATTACCTGCGGGCGTCGCTGGAATCTCCCGCTACGTCTTCCGCGAGGCCGTGCGcgtccctcctcgagctcccctGCATCCTCCTGAGCTCGCGCACATCCTCCTCGTGCTCCCGTGCATCCTCTTCGAGCTCCGGCGCGTGCGCCGCCGTGATCCCCTATTGGCGTCGCCGGAGCCTGCCTCCATGGTCCGGTGGACCAGGAGCTCGCGCACGTGATCCTCGATCTCCAGCGCGACCTCGTCGATCTCCCACGCCCGCGCACCCGTGCTGCTCCTTCTCCCCTACCAACGCACCCGTGCGGCTGCTTCTCCCCTGTCGCCGGTGGTCTCTGCCCGTGCTGCTGCTGCTCCACTGACCCTGCCCGTGCTGCCGCTGCTCCACTGACCATGCCCGTGCTGCTGCTGCTCCACTGAGCTGCCCGTGCTGCTGCTCCTTGACCCTGCctgtgctgctgttgctactacTCTGCACCCTGAAGAAGGTACAGTAAAATTGTGTGATGGTGATGTAAAACTTCAATTGGTACTTCTGCTTATGATGGTGATGTAAAACTGTATGTGACAAATGGAGCAGAAAAATACTTCTTCTTATGGTGAAGTAGAGTAGCATCTTGATCCAATTGACAAATTGAGCAGAAAAATACTCCTATCCAAATGACGAAATCTACTGAATTCTTGTAAAAATGTCTACTGAATTTGCTCCATGCTCTAAACAGAGTACTCCTATAGTAAAGATGCTTCAAGATGGGCCTCTACAAAAAAGCAATAACAGTTGATTACTAAATTTGTCACAAAAGGTATAGGCTAGAGTTCAGACCTCCCATCATTTTGCATGTTTTGTTATTCAAGGGATGCACCAGGAGGTCTGCAATTTGAGGCTAAAAGTTTCAGAGATGAAAAGTTGCTCTAATCTCAGGAGCATTGAGCCTACATGAAAAAATAATGTCAATATCAGGAACTAATTCACATATGTTGGACAATATCAGGAACTAATTACTGAAGCAAGGAAGTGTTAACTGAACTGAAACTAAATGACCATTtaaaatgacaaactactcctaAGTGTGATGATTGCAACACAAAATCTGCTTCTGAACTGAAATCTGCTCCTGCAGAGAGAGAAACAAAAATAAGCACCAGTTCAACCATGCCAAAGTATTTCCAAACCGATACTCCTAGCAGATCAGCAACACATGTCCTCTGGCTACTCCAAGGATACTATTACAGTGTTACTCCTACTGTAGTTTTTTTCCTGCTGTAGTTGAAGCTACCCCTATTCCTACTTCTACTCTAGCTGCAGTAAGCAATATAGGACAACATGGATCTGAATTAATCTAAATTTAAAGTGCCCAGCGGATACAAATCTGACTGGAAACAAAaatgacaggactggcagaattTTGTTTACTGAATTTTGCTTTCAAAATTGCTGCTGATCATGGTCATGGTCATTTGCAATCTTCAAATTTTGGCTTGAACATGATACTTTTTGTTTAATCTGGACATGTGTATGGAGTACTCATGATCATATCTACTCATGATCATAATCTGAAAATTCAGTTAAAATGCAGTGTTAAAACTGTAGATATCTACTCATGATCATATCTAGCAGAACTAGTGCAAAAGTGTTGACAGTAGTACTCCTCCTACTACTTTGTGTGTGTGTATTCTTGTTTGACTAGTGCAAATGCATTTCTTGTTTGACTTGCATACTCATTTTGTGTGTATATATTCTTGTTATGGTACCATGGTGTACTCATCTTTTTTCATTGATGGCAGGAAACATAACTATGGATTTGAACTTGATGCCTCAAAAGGAAGAACATGAAACTATTGATTTGAACATGATGCCTCGAGAGGAAGACGATGAAGGTATTAATTTGAATTTGATGCCTCAAGAGGAGGAACCTCAAGTGGCAGAGAATGTACCTATGGATTTGAACTTGATGCCTCAAGAGGAAGACGATGAAGATATGAATTGGATGCCTCAAGAAGATGAAGGGAAAGAGGATGAAGCTCAAGAGGAAGAGGATGAAGTTATGAATTGGATACttcaagagaagagaagagaattGTCAGATAAGGAGAGGCATGGTGTTTACTTCGCCTTGCTGGTAATCGAGCTCAGAGATGGGTCTGTTCAACCAGAAGACAAGCTGCTAGTCTCAAACCTGTTGGACATAAGTGTACGATCTGTTGAAAGAATCTGGGAAGACGCCAAAAAGCAAATTGCCGATGGCAAAGAAGTAGATGTCTCAAGCAAGAAGCCGGGAAGATCTGGCCGAAAGAGAAAGGAGCTAGATCTAGAGAGGACCTCAACAATCCCACTGAATAAAAGAAGAACAATTCGATCTCTGGCACGGTCTCTAGGTGTGGCCCGATCGACCCTACATAAGAGGTTCTAGTTGAATGAGCTCAACCGCATCACAAGCACCGTGAAGCCTCACCTCAAGCTAGAGAACAAGCTCGCGGGATTGAACTTTTGTATGTCCATGGTCGATGACAATTCGATCTCAACTTCTCGAGCTATGTTCAAACCAATGACGAATATGGTTCACATTGATGAGAAGTGGT belongs to Triticum urartu cultivar G1812 chromosome 7, Tu2.1, whole genome shotgun sequence and includes:
- the LOC125521256 gene encoding uncharacterized protein LOC125521256; its protein translation is MTQRCKNKMNTSTCALMRPILKHLYYRSTLFRAWSKFSRHFYKNSVDFVIWIGVFFCSICQLDQDATLLHHKKKVQSSSNSSTGRVKEQQHGQLSGAAAARAWSVEQRQHGQGQWSSSSTGRDHRRQGRSSRTGALVGEKEQHGCAGVGDRRGRAGDRGSRARAPGPPDHGGRLRRRQ